A single genomic interval of Spinacia oleracea cultivar Varoflay chromosome 6, BTI_SOV_V1, whole genome shotgun sequence harbors:
- the LOC130464247 gene encoding putative cysteine-rich repeat secretory protein 7, translated as MNLPIELRIIFLIPLFLTITLVSSQFHFHNNYCIDDAGNYTTGSAYEENISGLLPNLVNKASLSIFNNQTIGRGTIDETYGLYMCRGDLNEEQCHDCVETASNTIVESCPFQKEAIVWYEECMVRYANHPIFSFKDEGQFSYAWSVLNVSDPVQFGDVISETIDGLITQTAYNKTRRGYATSSDQAENVYAFAQCTPDILGSRCERCLRAAFRNMGGCCGTTRVAMEMYLPSCWLRYGQEPFIGEFDSDPTNITFTMLSSWEGSSENTNSLGDMIKNLPPSPPSSERSKATISALGGNNFMAELVMTLIVSICMAW; from the exons ATGAACCTCCCAATTGAACTCCGAATAATCTTCTTAATTCCCCTTTTCCTAACAATTACACTAGTTTCTTCCCAATTCCATTTTCACAATAATTACTGCATAGATGATGCAGGTAATTACACAACGGGTAGCGCGTACGAAGAAAACATCAGTGGTCTTCTTCCTAACCTCGTAAACAAAGCCTCCTTATCCATCTTCAACAATCAAACAATCGGACGAGGCACGATCGATGAGACATACGGCTTATACATGTGTCGAGGCGATCTCAACGAGGAACAATGTCATGATTGTGTCGAGACCGCGTCCAACACAATCGTCGAAAGTTGTCCTTTCCAAAAAGAAGCCATCGTTTGGTACGAAGAATGCATGGTTCGATACGCAAACCACCCCATATTTTCTTTCAAAGACGAAGGGCAGTTTAGTTATGCTTGGAGTGTACTAAATGTGTCTGATCCTGTACAATTCGGTGACGTAATTTCAGAGACGATCGATGGTTTAATCACACAAACTGCTTATAACAAAACTCGTCGAGGGTACGCTACATCATCTGATCAAGCTGAAAATGTGTATGCTTTTGCGCAATGCACTCCTGATATTCTTGGTAGTCGATGTGAAAGATGTTTAAGAGCGGCGTTTCGAAATATGGGAGGGTGTTGTGGGACGACGAGGGTAGCGATGGAAATGTACTTGCCTAGTTGTTGGCTTCGATATGGTCAAGAGCCTTTTATTGGGGAATTCGACAGTGATCCCACTAACATTACTTTCACAATGTTGTCATCCTGGGAAGGTTCGTCTGAGAACACCAACTCTCTCGGGGATATGATTAAAAATTTACCACCCTCACCACCTTCCTCAG AGCGTTCCAAAGCAACAATATCAGCACTTGGTGGCAACAATTTCATGGCTGAGCTTGTAATGACATTGATTGTGTCGATATGTATGGCTTGGTGA